CGCGGAACGGGAGAATTACTTTATTTGTCACTAAGGTTTGCATTAGCTTTAGAAGATGTTATGGAAACTTGCAGCCCACTTTTTATGGATGAAACGTTTGTCAATATGGACACACCAAGACGGCATCAGCTTATCTCGTTATTGAAGGAAATATCTAATGAGAGACAAATTCTTTTCTTCACATGCCACGAGCATTTAAATCATGAGTGGCAAAGGGCGTTTAAAGACGTTGAAGTCCACTCACTCCATCACTGAAAAGAGGGATTATGTCTGAATTATATGTAAAAGTGTCGTTCTATTTCATTTCCTAGAGATTTTATATTAAAATAAACGTGATAACCTTCTTTTATATACAGGCCTAATTCCCTATTTTTTGTGAGGGATTATTATAGCTATGAGGGTCAACAAATAAAAAAATCACTAAAAAATATAACGTTTAATAACTAAATAAGTGATGTGGAAAAACAACGCTCCACTTACTTCAAAGCCGTATGTGAGTAAATAATAAATGAAGGATGATGAGCATGAGCGAGTATCGCGTATATCTAGTTGAAGATGAAGAAAATCTCGGAGAAGTGATTAGAGCATATATGGAAAAAGAAGGATGGCAAGTGACACATTTTACTGATGGGAAAGTGGCGTATGATCATATCTCTGAACCGCCACATTTGTGGATATTAGATATTATGCTACCAGGTATGGATGGCTATCAATTATTAAAGTCAATAAAAAGTGAAGCTGATACACCTGTAATCTTTATTTCAGCACGGGACAAAGATTTAGATCGTGTTCTTGGTTTAGAATTAGGGAGTGACGATTATTTAGCAAAGCCTTTTTTACCGGAAGAGCTTCTAATCCGGGCTAAAAAGTTGCTAAACCGAGTTTATCCACCGGAAGTTCAAGAAGAAGATGCCATCGAATTGAATGGCTACGTAATTGATCCTAAATCACGAACTGTTCACGATGGAGAGGAATTGATTGAATTAACAACGAAAGAAATGGACCTTGTGATTCTGTTGTCATCAAACCTTGGGAATGCACTTTCGCGAGAAGCCATTATTGAATACGTTTGGGGATCAGACTACTTCGGGTCAGAACGAGCAGTAGACGATGTTGTACGTCGGGTAAGAAAGAAACTCCCACGTATCCATGTTGAGACATTATATGGCTACGGGTATAGGGTTTTATCTTCATGATTCGTTTGAACTTAACACAGCGGATTTGGTTTTCGTTTATTTCAATCCTTCTAATGGTCGCTCTTTTAATTGGGGTCATTTATCCCATTTCTTTGAAGAGTACGTTGACAGAAGAAACGTATAGAATCATTGAACAAGAACAGAACCGTTTCGCTAATCCGGAAGGAGAATATTTTGCACCGCCTCAGACTGAATTAGACTTTATCGAAAGACGGGATGCAGAACGATCAGTATTCCACTTTTTTTTAATGAATCAATTCGGCACGATTGAAGGAGATCCTGTGCCAAGCGAAGTCCTTCAAGAGATGGGAGACAGGGCGCAAAATCAAATGACACGAAGAGGGCGGTATGAACTCACATATAACGATGCAGCATTATTTTATGTCGTTTATAAAGTATATACAACAGGTGGTGAAATGTATCACATTTCCTATATGTGGGATACTTATCGAGATCAAATGGTGAATAGACTGTGGGGCCGATTGAGCTATATTATGCTGTTTGCCAGCCTAATGAGTTTAGTACCTGCTTTTTGGTTAAAACATTATTTAAAGTCACCTCTTACAAGCCTTGGAAATCATTTTGAACAAATAGCGGAGCGAAATTGGAAAGAGCCTTTCCACTGGGAAGGTGATGATGACTTCGAAAAACTATCAAACCAATTTGAAAAAATGCGCCAAAATTTAATTAAATATGATTCCGCACAGAAAACGTTTATTCAACATGCCTCCCATGAATTAAAAACACCTATTATGGTGGTAAAAAGTTATGCACAATCTGTTAAGGATGGTATCTTACCAAAAGAAAACATTGAGAACACAATGGATGTTATTTTGGAAGAGTCAAATCGGATGGAAAAACGTGTGAAGGATATGCTTTATTATACAAAATTGGAATCTCTCAAGGAAGCACCGATGGAAATGCAAGAGTTTCCATTTGGGTCTATCGGTTATCATGTGGGAGAAAGGTTTCGGCTTGCACGTGAAGATGTAGATATAGTAGTGAATGGTGACCAAGTTATGATATACGGTGATAAGGAACAGTTGAGGGTACTTTTAGAGAACCTAGTGGAAAATGCTTTGAGATACGCAGTTAGCACAATAGAATTAAATGCTAGAAAATTAGGTGAATATCATATAGCTATTGATGTGGGGAATAATGGAGATCCTATTCCCGAGGAAGAAATAGATCATGTGTTTACACCTTTTCGTAAAGGAAATAAAGGCCAATTTGGTTTGGGTCTCGCGATTGTTAAAAGAATATGTGAACTACATGGTGGTTATCCGCAAGTTAAAAATGACGATAAAGGAGTTATTTTTACGATGGTTTTACCAAGGAACAAACTTGTAGATAATCAGGGAAAGACCTAATTATTTATATCATAGATAAGAGTCCGAAAACCTCCCTCCTCAAAATAGAGAGGAGAGGTAACTCTATTAGGGTAAGCTAACAGATGCTAATGTGCAGACTGGAAATTCATTTTATCTGATTTGAAGAGACTACGAATAGTAACTCGGTTAGGACCCTCTGCTAGAAGACAGTATCCTCTTAAGCGTCTTCTAGCAGAGTTTTTTAGATTGTAGTTTAAAGTTTTTCATAATGGTTAACTCAGACGCCAAGGTGTCAAAAATCATGTGGCATGTTTTATCATAGATAAGAGTCCGAAAACTTCCCGGGTCAAAATAGAGAGGAGAGGTATCTCTATTTAGGGGGAAGCTAACGGCCGCTAATGTCCTGATACACTTAACGACCAATCAGTGGGGAAAGAACGAATACGTCCACTAATTGAAGGTTGGTTTTGTAAATCATTTGGATAAAAGATTAGGTGCTAAAGCTCACCTTCGCTAGAACATTGCCAGCTATGGTATAATTGGAAAAAAAGAAGCAAAGGCCGGGGAGGTAACTAACGGTTATGAAAAAAGGCATTAATCATTATCAGGTTGGGGAACAAGTTGAGACTTATTTGTTAATAAAAACAGCGAAAAAAGGCATTGCCAGTAACGGAAAGCCGTTCTTAACATTACAATTGACCGACAAAACAGGTGAAATAGAAGCGAAGCTTTGGGGGATATCTCCCGAAGATGAAACGACGTTTCAAGGTGGGACCGTCATTCATACTCAGGGAGATGTGCAAGATTTTCGAGGTATGCGGCAATTAAAAATAAAAGCAATCCGACCTTCTTCATCAATGGATCAGGTGAAGCCTGAAGACTTTTTACCTACTGCACCTAGAGGGCGAGAAGAAATGTTGGAGGAAGTGACACAATATATATTTGACATGCAAAATGCAAAAATTCAACGAATTACACGCCATTTATTTAAAAAGCACCAACAAGCTTTTTCTGTTTCACCCGCAGCGACTAAAAATCACCATGAATTTGTTTCTGGCCTCGCCTATCACGTTGTATCTATGTTACAGCTTGCAAAAAGCATTGCAGGCTTGTATCCAAGTCTCGATACAGATCTGCTGTATGCAGGAGTTATTTTACATGATATGGCTAAAGTCAGAGAACTGTCTGGTCCTATGGCAACTCAGTATACTACTGAAGGGAAATTGCTAGGGCATATTACGATTATGGTTACAGAAATTGAAGAAGCGGCTAAAGAATTGGGGATAGAAGGAGAAGAAGTTCTCATGCTGCAACACCTCGTACTTTCCCATCATTCTAAGGGCGAGTGGGGGAGTCCAAAACCTCCAATGATCAGAGAAGCTGAAATGCTACATATGATTGATAATATTGATGCTAAAATGAATATGATGGATCGAGCTTTGGACCGTGTCTTACCTGGAGAATTTTCTGAGCGAGTATTTGCTTTGGAGAATCGCTCTTTTTACAAGCCGTTATTCCATGAAAAGCCTATAGATTTATAGTCTTCAAAACACAGACTGAAGAGACTCTGACGCTTCTCTTCGATCTGTGTTTTTTAGTTCATATCATGCATTGTTTTCCATCATATACTCGTTATCCAATGGATTTACTAGTTCAACTAAATGGTTCTTATTTAAAATGTCGTTTAATACTTCCGCTTTGAAAGTCTGATAACATGGTGATTTAAGCCATTCTTTCCATGTGAGATCATGACATTGTTCCCAAGCTTCCTGCCAATGGGCTAAAACAAATGCTTCTACACGCTCATGAACAATTGGAAAAGCAATTAATGGGGAAATTTCTTTATGTTCTTCTAATTTTGTCATAACGAGCTTAACGAGCTGTTCTTTGAATTCACTACACGTCATGTCGCTTAATAAAATATATCTCATATCATTAGTACCTCCAAAATAATAAGTTAGTTGACTTTACCCTTCATAGAAGATGGCAAACCTATAATAAAAGATGATATATAAATGTAATAATGATGTAACGTATATATCGCTTTATTTTGAAAAAACGCCTTAAGTCACAATTTTTCGATGCTGTAAAAAAAGAGGATATAGTCATGTCCCAGACAAAGGGTTCTTCTATTTTTAGCGACGTGATGTTTTGTTATTTTCTCAATGATAGCTTCGTAAATTTGAAAGACTCCCGTCAACGAGACAGGAGTCTAATATTAAATGACTATTCTATCCGGCTTAATAAGCTCCGCACTGCTCTGATAAGGAATGGGAGTGAAGAGATGCTAGCCAGTCAGCTTAACACACGTAAGCTGATCCTACAATAATTAATAGAATGAACAAAACAACAATGAGTGTAAAGCCTGAATAATAAGGTGCTGGCGTGTAACCGCTCATGATCTTCACCCTTTCTGAAGTAGATTTTTGGGAGCATCCCCATATTTAATGTATGTCATGCTAAAGTAACGGGTGAATAGGCACTAATGGATTATTTACTAAAAACGAAAGAGAGATATCACGGGCTATTATTAGAAGGTGATGAAAATGGCCAATATTATAGCGTGTTCTGCATTATCTCTGTTTATTAAATAAGGGGGATATGTATAGGATGACATCTTTAGTGTTGGAGTAACATTTGGATATTTTCTTACAGATAAGCGTCCGTAAACCTCCCGGGGCAAAATAGAGAGGAGAGGAAACTCAATATAGTCGGGAGGTAACGGCCGCTAATGTCCTGCTTGAAGTTTCGTTTTACGACAAAAAAAGCCTGTCCAAGAAAGGACAGGCGGTATCAATTACTCAGTGTATTGACTGAACGTATCTTCAAATTGCTCATCTAACACATCAATATCAAGCTCTTTCATGATCGTAAATTGTTCTTCACTCATTTTTTCATTCTTGCGTTGGTTAAATGTTGAAAGAAGCTGCTCTTTGACTTCTTCAAAATCGTCTTCGAAGGCTGTACGGTCTAGCACCTCGATGATGTGATAGCCAAATGATGTTTTAACTGGTTCGCTAATTTTTCCTTCTTCAAGAGAAAAAGCAACTTCTTCAAAAGGAGGAGTCATACTTCCGCGAGCAAATGAACCTAAGTTACCACCTTCTACAGCGGAACCAGGGTCTTGAGAATTTTCCTCAGCCAGTTCAGCAAAATCTGCGCCATCTTCTAATTCTTGAATTAGCTCAAGAGCTGTTTCTTCATCTTCTACAAGGATATGTCTAGCTTCAACCGTTTCACCTTTGTCGTATTCTTCTTGTAACTCTTCATCCGTTGGTTCGCCAACCATACCAACACGATTTTCAAGGACTAGCTGTGTTAAAATATTTTTTCGTAGCATGTCTTTGTCATTAATTCCTTGCATTTGTAACATATCATAAAGCTCTTCTTCGGAAGATACACCGATAGTTTCCATAAACTCTTCAATTTGTTCATCGATATCTTCTTCTGAAATGTCATAATTCTCAGCTTCAGAAGCAATCGCTTTATCCATTACGAGCATTTGTAGTGCTTGACTTCCATAATCATTTTTAAGGGCTTTAACAAGCTCTCCTTCCGTTACGTCTCCTGCACTTGTCTCAATAATAACCGTACTATTGTCCGTCCCAGCTTCTGAATCATTACTGCACGCACTAATTACCATAATACTTGCTACTGCCATAATTAATGAAGATTTCTTCAATATGGTCACTCCTACTCAATTTTATCTTTTCTTTCCTGTATAAATATAGCACATCTTACTTAGTTTTGGTACGACTTCTGAACGATTACACAGATTTTCCGTTTTCTTTCAAAAATCGTGACAAATGACTATACGTGATTTGGTGGCCGAAATAAGATGTAATGAACGTTAAAATAAGGAGGAATGTACATGTCACACTCATATCATTCAGGATTTGCATTGTTAGTCGTGCTGTTTATTTTGTTGGTGATCATTGGCGCATCTTGGGCTTATTAAGTTGAGCATAAAGAGTGGATAAATGCTAAGGGAGGTGACGATATGGGACATCACTACCATAGCGGCTTTGCGTTAATAGTCGTACTATTTATTCTTCTTGTTATAGTTGGAGCTTCCTGGTGGTATTAAAAGTATGTTATAAGAGAAAACTTGGCATACAATATGCCAAGTTTTTTATTTATGACAGATAACCGTCCGTAAACCTCCCGTATCAAAATAGAAAGGAGAGCTAACGGCCGGTAATATCCTGATTGACGCAACTACCAATCAGTGGGATAAGAACAAAAACACCCACTGATTGAAGTTTCGTTTTATGTCATGAAAATTCTAAAGAAGGACGATGTTATAAGAATGGTTATAAGAACATTAATCGTTCGAAAGACTTTCGCTTGCCGCTCCTCAGGAATTTCTTTTTGTATGCATAAAGAGTTCGTCATTGAATTAATGATGAATAAATAGAAGGTGGCAAATAAAAGGAATGGTAAGTACATTCAGTAACCTCCAATTTCAAAATTTATCCAGAATCCTCACTTACATAGAATATTGGATAGTAACAAGAGTTCTATTGACTAGCTATTCTCTTTTGTAATGTCTTACAAAGTTGATCTCTGAGCTCCTAAAAAATAATAAATCAGCTGGAATGGTCTAAAAATGTCTAAGCAAGCGACTGCTGTTAATAATAATAGATAGACTATGGGAGTCATTTCTTATCATTGAAAGTAGCCCGCAATGAAATAACTTTAACTCATTCATATGGTGACTAAGTTTTTCTTTAGTAAAAAAGGGAACGAGACTAATTAAGCAAGACGGAGAGAGCCAATAATAACTCTATTGTAACAAAGATATCTCTTTACGGGAATCAAGAAATCTCACTTTCCAAATTAAAGAGTGATATGACTAAGGGAGGTTATGATGAGCACATCACTAAATAAATGGAAAATCGCTTTTTTTATATTAACTGCTACTGTTATTTTAGTTATAATGTCAACAGTTGGTTGGCTCTATTTCGGGCTTCCTAATTTGGCGACTAATGACTTTGCCCCTCCAAAAATTTCAAATAAAGATGGAGCATCCTTCTCAGTGGAGACGTCAAGAGAAGACTTAAATTTCTGGTTGCAAAATGAGTTGAATAATGAAGAAGAGGCAGAGTTTTATAGTATCTATATTGATGATGCGGTATACTTTGAAGCAACGGTAGATGCTTTTGGCATCACCTTGCCTATTTACATGGTTTTATCACCGCATGTGACTGAGGAAGGTAATGTCGAACTATTAGAAGAATCCTTCAGCGTCGGAAACATTAGCCTTCCTTCAACGAGAGTGTTTGAACTGATTGAATCACGGACTGACTTACCGGAATGGATCAGTGTTATTCCAAATGAGCAAAAATTATATGTGAATGTGAGAGAAGGGATATCGGAGGATGTGGAAATAAAGGTAACTTCTTTTGATTTGTCCTTAAATGACATTAGATTTGATATTCGTTTTATTGATTAGTATATATAAAATACCTCTGCAAACATTTGAGGCAAATATCTGCAGAGGTCACATTTAGAAAGGATAAGCTATTTAAACCCTTCTTCTTCATATAGGCGAATTATCTTTCATGACTGGTGACAAAATGTAAAAACCGTCACGTGTTTCTTCAATAAGACACTGTCTTGGCGCACGCTTAATCTGTCTAAAATTTAAGTAATCATACACACAAATTCCCATATTAAATGCAGACATCATTGCAATGTAGTGTACGAGATGTGGGAATATGATGGCGCCTACGATAGATAGAAGCGTTAAAATAAACGCTGGTGCTGCAGTTGACAGCAATGTGACATATTTAGATAAAGGTTGCTTTGTAGAATAATAAAAATAAGGCCACTGTCTTTTTCTCACACCTAAAGTTGCTTTTTTGCCTGTAAGCCAAATAGGAAAGCAATGTAAAAGTAAATGAACGGGCATTATAACTATAAGGCTGAAAAAGAGAAATAGGATGCCATGATCTACAAGTGGGACATTTTGAAAGAACGTTCTAAAGACCATAAAAAAAAGTAAAAAATAGCTCATCATAATGATGACTGATAGAAACGAAAGCCTCAGCTTGCCAAATTGGTTTTCTACTGAGATTGTTTTTAAACATTTCATTTTAATTTGCACCTCCACCACGAAAGCCTCTTAACTTTTAAACCCCTTTAAGCTCCGTACAAATAAATTAAATACTATAGTAATTTACGATGAAAATAGAAAGAAATCAATACTTTTTTTAAAAAAATTATTTTTTAGCAGTGAGATCTCTTTCACATCATTAATTAAGCACTTTTATAAAATGCTTTCTCCTTTATGCCAAATAGATAAAATGGGAAGAAATAAGTAAGTTAATCATACGAAAAGTCCAAAAAAATAAGCTAGGACCGTTTTGGTCTTAGCTTATTTAAGCAACCTGTATTATGATGATGCTTCTTTATTTTTCTGCAAAGGGATAAGCTTGCCTTCTTCCTCAATAAAATCATCCTCAATCTTACTGAGAGATTTTTCGAAAGTAGATATAAAATCAGGACCATAAATATGTTTAACTATGCTTATTACCTCAGAGAATTCTGGAAATTTTCCGTATAAATCTTTAATAGGGAGCGAGCCACTATAAACACCATACGTGTTTGGGTTGTATGTTTCAAACGTTTCAATAAGTAAACTTTCACCTTCAGGCGTAAGATAAATGTAAGTATTGCGTTTATCAGTCTGCCGTTTAGAAAATGTCAACAGCCCTCTTTCTTCAAGCTTCTTTGAAAAGTTGAAAGCTGTCGATACATGCATGACTCCGAACTTGGCAATGTCTGAAATAGAGGCACCTTCCAATTGATAAGCTATCCAAAGAATATGATGCTCATTAATGTTTAGATTATATGGTTTAATCCAAGTTTGCCAAT
The genomic region above belongs to Bacillus sp. A301a_S52 and contains:
- a CDS encoding response regulator transcription factor, which codes for MSEYRVYLVEDEENLGEVIRAYMEKEGWQVTHFTDGKVAYDHISEPPHLWILDIMLPGMDGYQLLKSIKSEADTPVIFISARDKDLDRVLGLELGSDDYLAKPFLPEELLIRAKKLLNRVYPPEVQEEDAIELNGYVIDPKSRTVHDGEELIELTTKEMDLVILLSSNLGNALSREAIIEYVWGSDYFGSERAVDDVVRRVRKKLPRIHVETLYGYGYRVLSS
- a CDS encoding HAMP domain-containing histidine kinase is translated as MIRLNLTQRIWFSFISILLMVALLIGVIYPISLKSTLTEETYRIIEQEQNRFANPEGEYFAPPQTELDFIERRDAERSVFHFFLMNQFGTIEGDPVPSEVLQEMGDRAQNQMTRRGRYELTYNDAALFYVVYKVYTTGGEMYHISYMWDTYRDQMVNRLWGRLSYIMLFASLMSLVPAFWLKHYLKSPLTSLGNHFEQIAERNWKEPFHWEGDDDFEKLSNQFEKMRQNLIKYDSAQKTFIQHASHELKTPIMVVKSYAQSVKDGILPKENIENTMDVILEESNRMEKRVKDMLYYTKLESLKEAPMEMQEFPFGSIGYHVGERFRLAREDVDIVVNGDQVMIYGDKEQLRVLLENLVENALRYAVSTIELNARKLGEYHIAIDVGNNGDPIPEEEIDHVFTPFRKGNKGQFGLGLAIVKRICELHGGYPQVKNDDKGVIFTMVLPRNKLVDNQGKT
- the yhaM gene encoding 3'-5' exoribonuclease YhaM is translated as MKKGINHYQVGEQVETYLLIKTAKKGIASNGKPFLTLQLTDKTGEIEAKLWGISPEDETTFQGGTVIHTQGDVQDFRGMRQLKIKAIRPSSSMDQVKPEDFLPTAPRGREEMLEEVTQYIFDMQNAKIQRITRHLFKKHQQAFSVSPAATKNHHEFVSGLAYHVVSMLQLAKSIAGLYPSLDTDLLYAGVILHDMAKVRELSGPMATQYTTEGKLLGHITIMVTEIEEAAKELGIEGEEVLMLQHLVLSHHSKGEWGSPKPPMIREAEMLHMIDNIDAKMNMMDRALDRVLPGEFSERVFALENRSFYKPLFHEKPIDL
- a CDS encoding YjcZ family sporulation protein — protein: MSGYTPAPYYSGFTLIVVLFILLIIVGSAYVC
- a CDS encoding peptidylprolyl isomerase — protein: MKKSSLIMAVASIMVISACSNDSEAGTDNSTVIIETSAGDVTEGELVKALKNDYGSQALQMLVMDKAIASEAENYDISEEDIDEQIEEFMETIGVSSEEELYDMLQMQGINDKDMLRKNILTQLVLENRVGMVGEPTDEELQEEYDKGETVEARHILVEDEETALELIQELEDGADFAELAEENSQDPGSAVEGGNLGSFARGSMTPPFEEVAFSLEEGKISEPVKTSFGYHIIEVLDRTAFEDDFEEVKEQLLSTFNQRKNEKMSEEQFTIMKELDIDVLDEQFEDTFSQYTE
- a CDS encoding YjcZ family sporulation protein → MSHSYHSGFALLVVLFILLVIIGASWAY
- a CDS encoding YjcZ family sporulation protein, coding for MGHHYHSGFALIVVLFILLVIVGASWWY
- a CDS encoding YpmS family protein; this translates as MSTSLNKWKIAFFILTATVILVIMSTVGWLYFGLPNLATNDFAPPKISNKDGASFSVETSREDLNFWLQNELNNEEEAEFYSIYIDDAVYFEATVDAFGITLPIYMVLSPHVTEEGNVELLEESFSVGNISLPSTRVFELIESRTDLPEWISVIPNEQKLYVNVREGISEDVEIKVTSFDLSLNDIRFDIRFID
- a CDS encoding DUF3267 domain-containing protein, with the translated sequence MKCLKTISVENQFGKLRLSFLSVIIMMSYFLLFFMVFRTFFQNVPLVDHGILFLFFSLIVIMPVHLLLHCFPIWLTGKKATLGVRKRQWPYFYYSTKQPLSKYVTLLSTAAPAFILTLLSIVGAIIFPHLVHYIAMMSAFNMGICVYDYLNFRQIKRAPRQCLIEETRDGFYILSPVMKDNSPI
- a CDS encoding HTH-type transcriptional regulator Hpr, translating into MEQHPVQSMKQSIMFSHKVAQLSKALWKSIEKDWQTWIKPYNLNINEHHILWIAYQLEGASISDIAKFGVMHVSTAFNFSKKLEERGLLTFSKRQTDKRNTYIYLTPEGESLLIETFETYNPNTYGVYSGSLPIKDLYGKFPEFSEVISIVKHIYGPDFISTFEKSLSKIEDDFIEEEGKLIPLQKNKEASS